The following proteins are encoded in a genomic region of Streptomyces collinus Tu 365:
- a CDS encoding Ku protein — MPRTIWSGAISFGLVTVPIHVVGATEDHSIHFHQYHLEDMGRVRYRKVCELEGREVAQDEIGKGYELTKTQVIPITDEDLSNLPLPTAKAIEIDAFVPLASIDPIRIAEGYYLQPAGQVAAKPYKLLVQALGRSSKVAVAKYAWSGRERLGLLRVRDDVLVLHAMRWPDEVRDPAELLPPPVEVTDEEIEGALALMDTMTTDSLEGPEFQDQYTEALAQIIEAKREEKPLPEAPEPEQPAQVLDLMAALNASVQQARASRGERREPAEVHELPSPKRKTTAKKQTAAKRTPTGKTTTAKKTTATTGKTTAAGKQPTTAKKTTPRKPRSA, encoded by the coding sequence ATGCCCCGGACCATCTGGTCAGGAGCCATCTCGTTCGGCCTGGTCACCGTGCCGATCCACGTGGTCGGCGCGACCGAGGACCACAGCATCCACTTCCACCAGTACCACCTGGAGGACATGGGCCGGGTCCGCTACCGCAAGGTGTGCGAGCTGGAGGGCCGCGAGGTCGCGCAGGACGAGATCGGCAAGGGGTACGAGCTGACGAAGACGCAGGTCATCCCCATCACGGACGAGGACCTGAGCAACCTGCCGCTGCCGACGGCGAAGGCGATCGAGATCGACGCGTTCGTACCGCTGGCGTCGATCGACCCGATCAGGATCGCCGAGGGCTACTACCTCCAGCCGGCCGGCCAGGTCGCCGCCAAGCCGTACAAGCTGCTGGTCCAGGCGCTCGGCCGCTCCAGCAAGGTGGCCGTGGCGAAGTACGCGTGGAGCGGCCGGGAACGCCTCGGCCTGCTGCGCGTCCGGGACGACGTCCTGGTGCTGCACGCGATGCGCTGGCCGGACGAGGTCCGCGACCCCGCCGAGCTGCTCCCGCCCCCGGTCGAGGTGACCGACGAGGAGATCGAGGGCGCGCTGGCCCTCATGGACACGATGACCACGGACTCCCTGGAGGGCCCCGAGTTCCAGGACCAGTACACGGAGGCACTCGCCCAGATCATCGAGGCGAAGCGCGAGGAGAAGCCGCTGCCGGAGGCGCCCGAGCCGGAGCAGCCGGCCCAGGTGCTCGACCTCATGGCCGCGCTGAACGCCTCCGTACAGCAGGCGAGGGCGTCCAGAGGCGAGCGGCGCGAACCGGCCGAGGTGCACGAGCTGCCGAGCCCGAAACGGAAGACGACGGCGAAGAAGCAGACGGCGGCGAAGCGGACGCCGACGGGGAAGACGACGACGGCGAAGAAGACGACGGCGACGACGGGGAAGACGACGGCGGCGGGGAAGCAGCCGACGACGGCGAAGAAGACGACGCCCCGGAAGCCGAGAAGTGCCTGA
- a CDS encoding ATP-binding protein, whose product MRLALPRWAGTLAVKTAAFITVMCCALAALLGVLVHVSVTDQTVGQARDLALSRLQDATQAYEAGDALPPGAGVDSRGLPARLRALALTGARGTMVTSDQGRPIMWAAGPADGRRALAVEVDYAQQSRTIAGLDRSILWSSAPAIGATVLVGAFAVTRVTRRLHGTARVARLISAGDLDARVNDPRAKDPTRPQDEVAVVAAALDSMAASLQGKLLSEQRFTADVAHELRTPLTGLHAAAELLPPGRPTELVRDRVAALRTLTEDLLEISRLDTGRERLEADTEELGALAGRVVRASGTDTEVRVVRDVRVETDRRRLERVLGNLVANAHKHGAAPVVLTVDGPVVTVRDHGGGFPRYLVAHGPQRFRTEGGAKGHGLGLTIAAGQAEVLGARLTFANAVDGGAVAVLTLPEAEDG is encoded by the coding sequence GTGAGGCTCGCGCTGCCGCGGTGGGCGGGGACGCTCGCGGTGAAGACGGCCGCGTTCATCACGGTGATGTGCTGTGCGCTGGCCGCGCTGCTCGGGGTGCTGGTGCACGTGTCGGTGACCGACCAGACCGTCGGGCAGGCCCGGGACCTGGCGCTGTCCCGGCTGCAGGACGCCACGCAGGCGTACGAGGCCGGGGACGCGCTGCCGCCGGGTGCCGGGGTGGACTCCCGGGGGCTGCCGGCGCGGCTGCGGGCGCTGGCGCTGACCGGGGCGCGGGGCACGATGGTGACCTCGGACCAGGGGCGGCCGATCATGTGGGCGGCGGGCCCGGCCGACGGGCGGCGGGCGCTGGCGGTGGAGGTCGACTACGCGCAGCAGTCCCGCACGATCGCCGGGCTCGACCGGTCGATCCTGTGGTCGTCGGCGCCGGCGATCGGGGCGACGGTGCTGGTCGGCGCGTTCGCGGTGACCCGGGTGACGCGGAGGCTGCACGGTACCGCGCGGGTGGCCCGGCTGATCAGCGCGGGCGATCTGGACGCGCGGGTGAACGATCCGCGGGCGAAGGACCCGACGCGTCCGCAGGACGAGGTGGCGGTGGTGGCGGCCGCGCTGGACTCGATGGCGGCGTCGTTGCAGGGCAAGCTGCTGAGCGAGCAGCGGTTCACCGCGGACGTGGCGCACGAGCTGCGCACCCCGCTGACCGGGCTGCACGCGGCGGCCGAGCTGCTGCCGCCGGGGCGGCCGACCGAGCTGGTCAGGGACCGGGTGGCGGCGCTGCGGACGCTCACCGAGGACCTGCTGGAGATCTCCCGCCTGGACACCGGGCGGGAACGGCTGGAGGCGGACACCGAGGAGCTGGGCGCGCTGGCGGGGCGGGTGGTGCGGGCCTCGGGGACGGACACCGAGGTGCGGGTGGTGCGGGACGTCCGGGTGGAGACCGACCGGCGGCGGCTGGAGCGGGTGCTGGGGAACCTGGTGGCCAACGCGCACAAGCACGGGGCGGCTCCGGTGGTGCTGACCGTGGACGGGCCCGTGGTGACGGTGCGGGACCACGGCGGCGGGTTTCCGCGGTACCTGGTGGCGCACGGACCCCAGCGGTTCCGCACCGAGGGCGGGGCGAAGGGGCACGGGCTGGGCCTGACCATCGCGGCCGGCCAGGCGGAGGTGCTGGGCGCACGGCTGACGTTCGCCAACGCGGTGGACGGCGGGGCCGTCGCCGTCCTGACCCTGCCGGAGGCGGAGGACGGCTAG
- a CDS encoding FtsW/RodA/SpoVE family cell cycle protein — MTKAGTAVAAPRERARAVRLPRRRGVELALIVLAVLLSVYGYCAVGLARSGTVPPGAAGYGAGLGVLALFAHVVVRIRAPYADPLPLPIGVLLNGLGLVLIYRLDLETPGDRAAPTQLVWSTLGVALFIAVVLVLRDHRVLQRYAYVCVVAALALLLLPILFPAVNGARIWIRIAGFSIQPGEFAKVLLAVFFAAYLAANRNALAYTGRRLWRIQFPTGRVLGPIVTIWLLSVGVLVLERDLGTSLLFFGQFVVLLYVATGRTGWIAVGLVLAVLGAVAVGRLEPHVNGRIEDWLHPFATIEAGLGPNQLAQSLFAFAAGGLLGTGLGLGHSILIGFATKSDFILATAGEELGLAGLAAIILLYALLVERGYRAGLALREPFGRLLAVGLSSILALQVFVIAGGVTGLIPLTGMAMPFLAQGGSSVVTNWAIVALLIRVSDSARSQYDGQEAP; from the coding sequence ATGACCAAGGCCGGAACCGCCGTGGCGGCACCTCGGGAACGTGCCCGCGCCGTGCGCCTGCCCCGGCGACGTGGCGTCGAGCTCGCGCTGATCGTGCTGGCCGTGCTGCTGTCGGTGTACGGCTACTGCGCGGTGGGACTGGCGCGCAGCGGCACCGTGCCGCCCGGGGCCGCCGGCTACGGGGCCGGGCTCGGGGTGCTCGCCCTGTTCGCCCATGTCGTGGTGCGTATCCGGGCGCCGTACGCGGATCCGCTGCCGCTGCCGATCGGGGTGCTGCTCAACGGGCTCGGCCTGGTGCTGATCTACCGGCTGGACCTGGAGACGCCGGGCGACCGGGCGGCGCCCACCCAGCTGGTGTGGTCGACGCTGGGGGTGGCCCTGTTCATCGCCGTGGTCCTGGTGCTGCGCGACCACCGGGTGCTCCAGCGGTACGCGTACGTGTGCGTGGTCGCGGCCCTCGCGCTGCTGCTGCTGCCGATCCTGTTCCCGGCGGTCAACGGGGCCCGGATCTGGATCCGGATCGCCGGATTCTCCATCCAGCCGGGCGAGTTCGCGAAGGTGCTGCTGGCGGTGTTCTTCGCCGCCTACCTGGCCGCCAACCGCAACGCGCTGGCGTACACGGGCCGCAGGCTGTGGCGGATCCAGTTCCCCACCGGCCGGGTGCTCGGCCCGATCGTGACGATCTGGCTGCTGAGCGTCGGGGTGCTGGTGCTGGAGCGGGACCTGGGCACCTCGCTGCTGTTCTTCGGGCAGTTCGTCGTGCTGCTGTACGTCGCCACCGGCCGGACCGGCTGGATCGCGGTGGGGCTGGTGCTCGCGGTGCTCGGCGCGGTGGCCGTGGGCCGTCTGGAGCCGCATGTGAACGGCCGGATCGAGGACTGGCTGCACCCCTTCGCGACCATCGAGGCCGGTCTCGGGCCCAACCAGCTCGCCCAGTCCCTGTTCGCGTTCGCGGCGGGCGGGCTGCTCGGCACCGGGCTGGGGCTCGGGCACTCCATCCTGATCGGCTTCGCGACCAAGTCGGACTTCATCCTGGCGACGGCCGGGGAGGAGCTGGGGCTCGCGGGCCTGGCGGCGATCATCCTGCTGTACGCGCTGCTGGTGGAGCGCGGCTACCGGGCGGGGCTGGCGCTGCGGGAGCCGTTCGGGCGGCTGCTCGCGGTGGGGCTGTCCTCGATCCTGGCGCTGCAGGTGTTCGTGATCGCGGGCGGGGTCACCGGCCTGATCCCGCTGACCGGCATGGCGATGCCGTTCCTCGCCCAGGGCGGCTCCTCGGTCGTCACCAACTGGGCGATCGTGGCGCTGCTGATCCGGGTGAGCGACTCGGCGCGCAGCCAGTACGACGGGCAGGAGGCCCCGTGA
- a CDS encoding metallophosphoesterase family protein — MRRVTKISSAAVGLAVLAVTGTAVAAANQSDNDWPYAHHGAASYTLAAVGDIACEPDDAENATTPASLKCGSPTLGGMSAEFATAKQATDMHPDAVALLGDEQYQVGKLTDFEQSFEQAWGGLRMLERPAPGNHEYYPYTKKGDNEAGQNGAGYFGYFNGHDQAGTPETQGQAGDDTADKQGWYSYNLGRWHIISLNAECNSDAFKHDCSTTDSGLLGQETQWLSNDLAANKRQCTIAYWHQATFSATTASTATVPASAPGAGGVEGAATDAWWKLLYQHHATLILNGHEHAYARLRPMNPDGQYDPTHGIPEFIVGSGGEALDTLAGAPGNYDNPNVVTAQAGAFGVMKLTLKSNSYSWDYKPVLPGPGFDSTALQYSDSGSGTCN; from the coding sequence ATGAGACGCGTCACCAAGATCTCCTCCGCAGCTGTCGGCCTGGCCGTCCTCGCGGTCACCGGCACCGCCGTCGCCGCCGCGAACCAGAGTGACAACGACTGGCCCTACGCCCACCACGGCGCGGCCTCCTACACCCTGGCGGCTGTCGGCGACATCGCCTGCGAGCCCGACGACGCCGAGAACGCCACCACCCCGGCATCGCTCAAGTGCGGCAGCCCCACCCTGGGCGGCATGAGCGCCGAGTTCGCCACCGCGAAGCAGGCCACTGACATGCACCCCGATGCCGTGGCACTGCTGGGCGACGAGCAGTACCAGGTCGGCAAGCTGACGGACTTCGAGCAGTCCTTCGAGCAGGCATGGGGCGGCCTGAGGATGCTCGAACGTCCGGCGCCGGGCAACCACGAGTACTACCCGTACACCAAGAAGGGCGACAACGAGGCCGGGCAGAACGGTGCCGGATACTTCGGCTACTTCAACGGCCACGACCAGGCCGGCACGCCGGAGACCCAGGGCCAGGCCGGCGACGACACCGCCGACAAGCAGGGGTGGTACTCCTACAACCTCGGCAGATGGCACATCATCTCGCTCAACGCCGAGTGCAACTCCGACGCGTTCAAGCACGACTGCTCCACGACGGACAGCGGCCTCCTCGGCCAGGAGACCCAGTGGCTCTCGAACGACTTGGCCGCCAACAAGCGTCAGTGCACGATCGCGTACTGGCACCAGGCGACCTTCAGCGCCACAACGGCCTCGACCGCCACGGTGCCCGCTTCCGCGCCGGGCGCCGGCGGTGTCGAGGGTGCAGCGACCGACGCGTGGTGGAAGCTCCTCTACCAACACCACGCCACGCTCATCCTCAACGGCCACGAGCACGCGTACGCCCGGCTGCGCCCGATGAACCCGGACGGCCAGTACGACCCGACCCACGGGATCCCGGAGTTCATCGTCGGCTCCGGCGGCGAGGCCCTCGACACCCTCGCCGGCGCGCCCGGCAACTACGACAACCCCAACGTGGTCACCGCCCAGGCCGGCGCCTTCGGTGTCATGAAGCTGACCCTCAAGTCCAACAGCTACAGCTGGGACTACAAGCCTGTCCTGCCCGGCCCCGGCTTCGACTCCACAGCACTGCAGTACAGCGACTCCGGCAGCGGCACCTGCAACTGA
- the ligD gene encoding non-homologous end-joining DNA ligase gives MTPITEVDGRRVVLSNLDKVLYPETGFTKGELVHYYATTAAVLLPHLRDRAMSFLRFPDGPDGQRFFAKNVPPGTPEWVTTAEVPRSEGPARMVVVQDLASLVWAANLVTEFHTHQWLVQSPEEADRLVFDLDPGAPATIVDCCEVALWLRERLAADGIEAYAKTAGSKGLHLLAAVRGASSERTSEYAKQLAVEAERAMPRLVVHRMTKSLRPGKVFVDWSQNAARKTTAAPYTLRARPAPLVSAPVRWAEVEECREPGTLEFLAGDVASRVQQHGDLLAPLLDAGRSVPLP, from the coding sequence ATGACGCCTATCACAGAGGTGGACGGGCGACGGGTCGTGCTCAGCAACCTGGACAAGGTGCTGTATCCGGAGACGGGCTTCACCAAGGGCGAGCTGGTGCACTACTACGCGACCACCGCCGCCGTGCTGCTGCCGCACCTGCGCGACCGCGCGATGTCCTTCCTGCGCTTCCCCGACGGGCCGGACGGGCAGCGGTTCTTCGCCAAGAACGTGCCGCCGGGTACGCCCGAGTGGGTCACGACCGCCGAGGTCCCCCGGTCCGAGGGCCCGGCCCGGATGGTGGTCGTACAGGATCTGGCGAGCCTGGTCTGGGCGGCGAACCTGGTGACCGAGTTCCACACGCACCAGTGGCTGGTGCAGTCGCCCGAGGAGGCCGACCGGCTGGTGTTCGACCTGGACCCGGGGGCGCCCGCGACGATCGTCGACTGCTGCGAGGTCGCCCTGTGGCTGCGGGAGCGGCTGGCCGCGGACGGGATCGAGGCGTACGCCAAGACGGCCGGGTCCAAGGGGCTGCACCTGCTGGCGGCCGTGCGCGGGGCGTCGTCCGAGCGGACGAGCGAGTACGCGAAGCAGCTCGCGGTGGAGGCCGAGCGGGCGATGCCCCGGCTCGTGGTGCACCGGATGACGAAGAGCCTCAGGCCGGGGAAGGTGTTCGTCGACTGGAGCCAGAACGCGGCGCGCAAGACGACGGCGGCGCCGTACACGCTGCGGGCCCGGCCGGCCCCGCTGGTGTCGGCTCCGGTGCGGTGGGCGGAGGTCGAGGAGTGCCGGGAGCCGGGGACGCTGGAGTTCCTGGCCGGGGACGTCGCGTCCCGGGTGCAACAGCACGGGGATCTGCTGGCTCCGCTGCTGGACGCCGGGCGGTCGGTGCCGCTGCCCTGA
- a CDS encoding protein-tyrosine phosphatase family protein: MRTRGEQPGVPAPDSPWNEIEPGLWMGGHEFRGRSGGLEFAVVRDQFDVVLSLLRLPGHGPGSGTEHHVWPIPDGPLDGTQLAGVMRLARAAQEALDAGRSVLVRCHHGYNRSGLVVAHTLVRRGLTAEEAITLIRVRRSPWALHNELFVEYLTAGLATARLLEELAE; the protein is encoded by the coding sequence TTGCGGACCCGCGGAGAGCAGCCAGGCGTGCCGGCTCCGGACAGCCCGTGGAACGAGATCGAACCCGGCCTGTGGATGGGCGGGCACGAGTTCCGTGGGCGTTCGGGCGGGCTGGAGTTCGCCGTCGTGCGCGATCAGTTCGACGTGGTGCTGAGCCTGCTGCGGCTGCCGGGGCACGGGCCGGGGTCCGGGACCGAGCACCATGTGTGGCCGATACCGGACGGGCCGCTGGACGGGACCCAGCTGGCGGGGGTGATGCGGCTGGCCCGGGCGGCGCAGGAGGCGCTGGACGCGGGGCGTTCGGTGCTGGTGCGCTGCCACCACGGCTACAACCGGTCGGGCCTCGTGGTCGCGCACACGCTGGTGCGGCGGGGCCTGACGGCCGAGGAGGCGATCACGCTGATCCGTGTCCGGCGCTCCCCGTGGGCGCTGCACAACGAGCTGTTCGTGGAGTACCTGACGGCGGGACTGGCCACCGCCCGGCTGCTGGAGGAACTGGCCGAGTAG
- a CDS encoding nuclease-related domain-containing protein, with product MELHVTRWKRYGHDRLYANLPDGTAVGWADVTTGDITVLRAEHRDDVVAVLTKHLQNLTEPVSPDRAPESQVRPMLPPLTPADDLAVNPPGKSIRDLLDESGPGLMERVVSRLLRRPSEWDRWRKGLAGERRVGAELNRLGRHGWRALHSIPLANKVNIDHLLIGPGRVFSINTKHHDKKAVWVGDDSVKVDHGKPAPYARKSRAEAKRVARVLERYCDFPVPVEPVLVFVGVTELKVVATQLDVRVYQERQVSALAPLSGVLTADQVEQVYSVARHRQAWSHA from the coding sequence GTGGAGCTGCACGTCACGCGCTGGAAGCGGTACGGGCATGACCGTCTGTACGCCAACCTGCCTGATGGCACCGCGGTCGGTTGGGCGGACGTCACGACGGGGGACATCACGGTCTTGCGGGCCGAGCATCGCGACGACGTGGTCGCCGTACTCACGAAGCACTTACAGAACCTCACCGAGCCTGTCTCACCAGACAGGGCCCCGGAGAGTCAGGTGCGTCCGATGCTGCCGCCTCTGACGCCGGCCGACGACCTGGCCGTCAACCCTCCCGGGAAGTCCATACGTGATCTGCTCGATGAATCCGGCCCGGGGCTGATGGAGCGAGTCGTCTCACGGCTTCTGCGGCGGCCCTCGGAATGGGACCGCTGGAGAAAGGGATTGGCGGGGGAGCGGCGAGTGGGAGCGGAGTTGAACCGCTTAGGGCGCCACGGTTGGCGCGCCCTGCACTCCATCCCCTTGGCCAACAAAGTGAATATCGATCACTTACTGATCGGGCCCGGTCGAGTGTTCAGCATCAATACGAAGCACCACGACAAGAAGGCTGTATGGGTCGGGGATGACTCCGTCAAAGTGGATCACGGGAAGCCGGCGCCCTACGCGCGGAAGAGCCGGGCAGAGGCCAAGCGGGTTGCCCGAGTGCTGGAGCGCTATTGCGACTTCCCGGTACCGGTGGAGCCGGTGCTCGTCTTCGTCGGTGTGACCGAGCTGAAGGTGGTCGCCACACAACTCGATGTCCGGGTGTACCAGGAGCGTCAGGTGTCGGCCCTCGCTCCGCTCTCAGGCGTTCTCACGGCCGACCAGGTGGAGCAGGTGTACAGCGTTGCTCGCCATCGGCAGGCTTGGAGCCACGCCTGA
- a CDS encoding penicillin-binding transpeptidase domain-containing protein, translating into MARYIRHACASCVLLLVALLVNAARVQLVQSSSYDANPANRRPTIARWQQPRGDILVGGEPVTGSTDTGEQLRYERTYRDGPLYAPVTGFASQLYGTTFLEHAEDGVLSGTDPMLAPLPLWNDVTRRASPGGNVVTTLNRKAQQAAYRGLHGRKGAVAAIEPATGRILALVSTPSYDPAELSGNSEAAASAWARLNHDPEKPMLNRAVRQTYPPGSTFKVVTAAAALDAGVVTDLDGRTRSPDPYRLPGTDTRLTNEGDGCRDTTLRDAFAWSCNTVFAKLGVDVGVADMTATAQAFGFNDTRLRVPFAVAPSTFDTHVDKAQLALSSIGQYNTRATPLQMAMVAAAVADDGRLRTPYLVERTTRRGGETVAGGGLRPERQVMRPSTAVRLRELMTDVVREGTGTNAAIRGATVGGKTGTAQHGLGNAGVPYAWFVSWAQGDDDPEPKVAVAVVVEDASADRGEISGGGDAAPIAKDVMRAVLGL; encoded by the coding sequence ATGGCGCGGTACATCCGGCACGCCTGCGCGTCCTGCGTGCTGCTGCTGGTGGCGCTGCTGGTCAACGCGGCCCGGGTGCAGCTCGTGCAGTCGTCCTCCTACGACGCCAACCCGGCCAACCGCCGCCCGACGATCGCCCGTTGGCAGCAGCCGCGGGGCGACATCCTGGTGGGCGGCGAGCCGGTCACCGGCTCCACGGACACCGGGGAGCAGCTGCGCTACGAACGCACCTACCGGGACGGCCCGTTGTACGCGCCGGTCACCGGGTTCGCCTCGCAGCTGTACGGCACCACGTTCCTGGAGCACGCCGAGGACGGGGTGCTCTCCGGCACCGATCCGATGCTCGCGCCGCTGCCGCTGTGGAACGACGTGACGCGCCGGGCGAGCCCCGGCGGGAACGTGGTGACGACGCTGAACCGCAAGGCGCAGCAGGCGGCGTACCGGGGGCTGCACGGGCGCAAGGGCGCGGTGGCGGCGATCGAGCCGGCCACGGGCCGCATCCTGGCGCTGGTGTCGACGCCGTCGTACGACCCCGCCGAGCTGTCGGGCAACAGTGAGGCGGCGGCCTCGGCGTGGGCGCGGCTGAACCACGATCCGGAGAAGCCGATGCTGAACCGGGCGGTGCGGCAGACGTATCCGCCGGGTTCGACGTTCAAGGTGGTCACCGCCGCGGCGGCGCTGGACGCGGGGGTGGTCACGGATCTGGACGGGCGCACCCGCTCCCCCGATCCCTACCGGCTGCCGGGGACCGACACGCGGCTGACCAACGAGGGCGACGGCTGCCGGGACACCACGTTGCGGGACGCCTTCGCGTGGTCGTGCAACACGGTGTTCGCGAAGCTGGGCGTGGACGTGGGGGTGGCGGACATGACGGCCACGGCCCAGGCGTTCGGCTTCAACGACACCCGGCTGCGGGTGCCGTTCGCCGTGGCGCCGAGCACCTTCGACACGCACGTGGACAAGGCGCAGCTGGCGCTGTCGTCGATCGGGCAGTACAACACCCGGGCGACGCCGTTGCAGATGGCGATGGTCGCGGCGGCGGTCGCGGACGACGGGCGGCTGCGGACGCCGTACCTGGTGGAGCGCACCACCCGCCGGGGCGGTGAGACGGTGGCGGGCGGCGGGTTGCGGCCCGAGCGGCAGGTGATGCGTCCGTCGACGGCCGTGCGGCTCAGGGAGCTGATGACGGACGTGGTCCGGGAGGGCACCGGGACCAACGCGGCCATCCGCGGTGCCACGGTGGGCGGCAAGACGGGCACGGCGCAGCACGGTCTGGGCAACGCCGGGGTGCCGTACGCCTGGTTCGTGTCCTGGGCGCAGGGCGACGACGACCCGGAGCCGAAGGTCGCCGTCGCGGTGGTGGTCGAGGACGCCTCGGCGGACCGGGGTGAGATCAGCGGCGGCGGGGACGCGGCGCCGATCGCCAAGGACGTCATGCGGGCGGTGCTCGGACTGTGA
- a CDS encoding NERD domain-containing protein encodes MSRLRVVPTWRHGRERLYVCGPDGENVAWYDRESSRVNLIAEDRRDAVLEALQPFLAGPVTVGPPPAPTPVELARLSLHPDDDLAPNRPGEALLVELERDPRPGHRLRPDPRRRALTAEQTAGEALDRLEEAGSHTLHSVPLPGGDRLHHLLIGPGGLFAVHALYARRQRVRVADPMVTVGRREALPLLRRLRAEADRATYALTAEVHPVLALVGPPADVRLTLPPRGVRVLQDGELAALGRQGGVLKPADVEALHAMARDRRTWERV; translated from the coding sequence ATGAGCCGACTGCGCGTGGTGCCGACCTGGCGGCACGGCCGGGAGAGGCTGTACGTCTGCGGCCCGGACGGGGAGAACGTCGCCTGGTACGACCGGGAGAGCAGCCGCGTGAACCTGATCGCCGAGGACCGCAGGGACGCCGTGCTCGAAGCCCTCCAACCCTTCCTGGCCGGCCCGGTGACCGTGGGCCCGCCCCCGGCGCCCACACCGGTGGAACTGGCCCGGCTGTCCCTGCACCCGGACGACGACCTCGCCCCCAACCGCCCCGGCGAGGCCCTGCTCGTCGAACTCGAACGCGACCCCCGACCCGGCCACCGGCTCCGCCCCGACCCGCGCCGGCGCGCCCTCACCGCCGAGCAGACGGCGGGCGAGGCCCTGGACCGCCTGGAGGAAGCCGGCTCGCACACCCTGCATTCCGTCCCGCTGCCCGGCGGCGACCGCCTGCACCACCTGCTCATCGGCCCCGGCGGCCTGTTCGCCGTACACGCCCTGTACGCCCGCAGGCAGCGGGTCAGGGTCGCCGATCCCATGGTCACCGTGGGCCGCCGCGAGGCCCTGCCGCTGTTGCGCCGCCTGCGCGCCGAAGCGGACCGCGCCACCTACGCCCTGACCGCCGAGGTCCACCCGGTGCTGGCCCTCGTCGGCCCGCCGGCCGACGTGCGGCTCACCCTCCCGCCCCGGGGCGTACGCGTCCTCCAGGACGGCGAACTGGCCGCCCTGGGCCGCCAGGGCGGAGTCCTGAAACCGGCGGACGTGGAGGCCCTGCACGCGATGGCGCGGGACCGGAGGACGTGGGAGAGGGTGTGA
- a CDS encoding Ku protein: MRSIWNGAISFGLVSIPVKLVNATESHSISFRQIHAEDNGRIRYRKVCELDDREVSTAEIGKGYEDADGTVIPITDEDLAHLPIPTTRTIEIIAFVPADRIDPLQMGTAYYLAVGAAPAAKPYTLLREALKRGDKVAVAKYALRGRERLGMLRVVGDALTLHGLLWPDEVRAPEGVAPDEKVTVRAKELDLADALMDTLGDVDLDDLHDDYRAALEEVIAAKAAGEALPEAPEPDSGGKVLDLMAALENSVRAARASRDGGKAPEPKAAAKKTTETKAPAKKATETKATAKKTTETKATETKATAKKAAETEAGGKKAGEKKAAERKPPARKTAQRSAQGSARKTAAAQEERKSGRKPPAKKAAPRKTPA, from the coding sequence GTGCGATCCATCTGGAACGGCGCCATCTCCTTCGGTCTCGTCAGCATCCCGGTGAAGCTGGTGAACGCCACCGAGAGCCACTCGATCTCCTTCCGCCAGATCCACGCCGAGGACAACGGCCGCATCCGCTACCGCAAGGTGTGCGAGCTGGACGACCGCGAGGTGAGCACGGCGGAGATCGGCAAGGGGTACGAGGACGCGGACGGCACCGTCATCCCGATCACCGACGAGGACCTGGCCCACCTCCCGATCCCGACCACCCGGACGATCGAGATCATCGCCTTCGTACCGGCCGACCGGATCGACCCGCTCCAGATGGGCACGGCCTACTACCTGGCCGTCGGCGCGGCCCCCGCCGCCAAGCCGTACACGCTGCTGCGCGAGGCCCTCAAGCGCGGCGACAAGGTCGCCGTCGCCAAGTACGCGCTGCGCGGCCGGGAGCGCCTGGGCATGCTGCGTGTGGTCGGCGACGCGCTCACCCTGCACGGGCTGCTGTGGCCGGACGAGGTGCGCGCGCCCGAGGGCGTGGCCCCGGACGAGAAGGTCACCGTACGCGCCAAGGAACTCGACCTCGCGGACGCCCTCATGGACACCCTCGGCGACGTCGACCTGGACGACCTGCACGACGACTACCGCGCGGCGCTCGAAGAGGTCATCGCGGCCAAGGCGGCCGGCGAGGCCCTGCCCGAGGCCCCCGAGCCCGACAGCGGCGGCAAGGTGCTGGACCTGATGGCTGCCCTGGAGAACAGCGTGCGCGCGGCCCGGGCGTCCCGGGACGGGGGCAAGGCTCCGGAACCGAAGGCCGCGGCGAAGAAGACCACGGAGACGAAGGCCCCGGCGAAGAAGGCCACGGAGACGAAGGCCACCGCGAAGAAGACCACGGAGACGAAGGCCACGGAGACGAAGGCCACCGCCAAGAAGGCCGCGGAGACGGAGGCAGGGGGGAAGAAGGCAGGGGAGAAGAAGGCCGCGGAGCGGAAGCCCCCGGCCAGGAAGACGGCGCAGAGGTCCGCGCAGGGGTCCGCGCGGAAGACCGCCGCCGCCCAGGAAGAGCGGAAGAGCGGACGCAAACCCCCGGCGAAGAAGGCGGCGCCCCGCAAGACCCCGGCCTGA